A single Sphingomonas sp. IW22 DNA region contains:
- a CDS encoding efflux RND transporter permease subunit, with product MISRIFIDRPIFAWVIAIVIMLAGIGSIFTLPIEQYPDIAPPQVNIRATYPGASAEILESSVTQIIEQQLTGIDGLIYFSSSSSSSGSVTVTVTFEKGTDPDIAQVQVQNQVQQAIPRLPAQVQQQGLRVSKSSSDFLMVISVYDQSDRTTAIDVADYLVSNLQDRLGRVQGVGDVNVFGTQYAMRIWLNPFALSSYQLMPSDVTAAIEAQNTQVAAGQIGQQPAPPGQMLNATVTAKSRLTTPEEFRQIIVKTQTDGSKVLLQDVARVELGAENYTAISRLNGHPAAGIAIQLAPGADALETAELVKAEVERQAPSFPPGYEYAYPNDSTAFIKLSVDEVVKTLIEAIILVVIVMFVFLQSWRATLIPAIAVPVVLLGSFAVMAIFGFTINTLTLFGLVLSIGLLVDDAIVVVENVERVMHDNPEMTPREATIQSMGEIQIALIAIALVLSAVFAPMAFFGGSVGEIYRQFSITVISSMILSVVVALVLSPALTSTLLKRPDPKKPRGRVTGWVDKFGEKFNSGFDKTSRKYRDGVRWVFGHRVLALAVYALLVGAFVLVFYGLPTSFLPNEDQGRASIQYTLPAGATQERTLAAAQEIEKYFLGPAKENVAAIYTVSGSGPGGAGQNAGRGFISLAPWEERHGAENSADSITRAATKALSNLRDVQFFALNPPPVRGLGQAGGFTLQLLNTGGLDREAFRARRDELLAAAAEDSSLANVRQNELPDVPTLEIQLDQAKLGALGLSANQVDQTLSAAWGGVYVNDFVDRGRVKRVYVQGDAGYRARPEDLTNWFVRGANGQMAPFSSFATAKWGVAPVVLARFQGQPAYQIQGEPAPGESSGTAMDRMEALVGQMEGVSVAWSDLSYQERLSGGQAPLLYGLSILVVFLCLAALYESWTVPFSVLLVVPLGLLGAALAVWLRGLENDVYFQVGLLTTMGLSAKNAILIVEFAEQAEREGMSPVEASLEAARLRLRPILMTSFAFIFGVVPLAISTGAGAASRVAIGTAVIGGMVAATVLAIFFVPLFYVLVRKLFGGKVHGAAEADAHRRDQREHGLEGEPSL from the coding sequence TTGATCTCGCGCATCTTCATTGATCGGCCCATTTTCGCCTGGGTCATCGCCATCGTCATCATGCTGGCGGGCATCGGCAGCATCTTCACCCTGCCGATCGAACAATATCCCGACATTGCCCCGCCGCAGGTGAACATCCGCGCCACTTATCCGGGTGCGTCGGCGGAAATCCTCGAAAGTTCGGTGACGCAGATCATCGAACAGCAGCTGACGGGCATCGACGGGCTGATCTATTTCTCGTCCAGCTCCAGCTCGTCGGGGTCGGTGACGGTCACCGTCACCTTCGAAAAGGGCACCGATCCCGACATTGCCCAGGTTCAGGTCCAGAATCAGGTGCAACAGGCCATTCCCCGCCTGCCCGCACAGGTGCAGCAGCAGGGCCTGCGCGTGTCCAAGTCCAGTTCGGACTTCCTGATGGTCATCTCGGTCTATGACCAAAGCGACCGGACGACCGCGATCGACGTGGCGGATTATCTCGTCTCCAACCTTCAGGACCGGCTGGGCCGCGTGCAGGGTGTGGGCGACGTCAACGTGTTCGGCACCCAATATGCGATGCGCATCTGGCTGAACCCCTTTGCGCTATCGTCCTATCAGCTGATGCCCAGCGACGTGACCGCCGCGATCGAGGCGCAGAATACGCAGGTCGCCGCCGGTCAAATCGGCCAGCAACCCGCCCCGCCGGGCCAGATGCTGAACGCCACCGTCACCGCGAAATCGCGCCTGACGACGCCGGAGGAATTCCGCCAGATCATCGTCAAGACCCAGACCGACGGGTCCAAGGTGCTGTTGCAGGATGTGGCGCGGGTCGAGCTGGGCGCGGAAAACTATACCGCCATCAGCCGCCTGAACGGCCACCCCGCCGCCGGTATCGCGATTCAGCTGGCACCGGGGGCCGACGCGCTGGAGACTGCCGAGCTGGTCAAGGCGGAAGTGGAGCGGCAGGCCCCGTCCTTCCCCCCCGGATATGAATACGCTTATCCGAACGATTCGACCGCGTTCATCAAATTGTCGGTCGATGAAGTGGTCAAGACGCTGATCGAGGCGATCATCCTCGTCGTCATCGTCATGTTCGTCTTCCTGCAAAGCTGGCGCGCGACGCTGATCCCCGCGATTGCCGTGCCGGTGGTGCTGCTGGGCAGCTTTGCGGTGATGGCGATATTCGGATTCACCATCAACACGCTGACGCTGTTCGGCTTGGTGCTGTCGATCGGTCTGCTCGTCGACGACGCGATCGTCGTGGTCGAGAATGTCGAGCGCGTGATGCACGACAACCCCGAAATGACCCCGCGTGAGGCGACGATTCAGTCGATGGGCGAAATCCAGATCGCGCTGATCGCCATCGCACTGGTGCTGTCGGCCGTGTTTGCGCCGATGGCCTTTTTCGGCGGATCGGTGGGCGAGATTTATCGCCAGTTCTCGATCACCGTCATTTCGTCGATGATCCTGTCGGTGGTGGTCGCGCTGGTGCTGTCGCCGGCGCTGACCTCCACGCTGCTCAAACGCCCCGATCCGAAGAAGCCGCGCGGTCGCGTGACCGGCTGGGTCGACAAGTTTGGCGAGAAGTTCAACAGCGGCTTTGACAAGACATCGCGCAAATATCGCGACGGTGTACGCTGGGTGTTCGGGCACCGGGTGCTGGCGCTGGCGGTCTATGCGCTGCTGGTGGGTGCGTTCGTGCTGGTCTTTTACGGCCTGCCGACCAGCTTCCTCCCCAACGAGGATCAGGGACGCGCCTCAATCCAGTACACGCTGCCCGCAGGTGCGACGCAGGAACGCACGCTGGCCGCCGCGCAGGAGATCGAGAAATATTTCCTCGGCCCCGCCAAGGAGAATGTCGCCGCCATCTATACGGTCAGCGGCTCCGGGCCCGGTGGCGCGGGGCAGAATGCGGGTCGCGGCTTCATCTCGCTTGCCCCGTGGGAAGAACGGCACGGTGCGGAAAACAGCGCCGATTCGATCACCCGGGCCGCGACCAAGGCGCTGTCGAACCTGCGCGATGTGCAATTCTTCGCGCTCAATCCGCCCCCGGTGCGGGGTCTGGGCCAGGCAGGCGGCTTCACGCTTCAGCTTTTGAACACCGGCGGGCTGGACCGTGAAGCCTTCCGCGCGCGCCGTGACGAACTGTTGGCGGCAGCGGCAGAGGACTCCAGCCTAGCCAATGTCCGCCAGAACGAATTGCCCGATGTTCCGACGCTGGAAATCCAGCTCGATCAGGCGAAGCTGGGCGCGCTGGGCCTGTCCGCCAATCAGGTGGACCAGACGCTTTCGGCGGCGTGGGGCGGTGTTTACGTCAACGACTTTGTCGACCGCGGGCGCGTAAAGCGCGTCTATGTCCAGGGCGATGCCGGTTATCGCGCGCGTCCTGAGGACCTGACCAACTGGTTCGTGCGCGGCGCAAACGGGCAAATGGCACCGTTCAGCAGCTTTGCCACCGCAAAATGGGGCGTGGCGCCGGTCGTGCTGGCACGTTTCCAGGGCCAGCCCGCCTACCAGATCCAAGGCGAACCGGCACCGGGCGAAAGCTCTGGCACCGCGATGGACCGCATGGAGGCACTGGTCGGCCAGATGGAGGGGGTATCGGTCGCGTGGTCGGACCTGTCCTATCAGGAACGGCTGTCGGGTGGTCAGGCGCCGTTGCTCTACGGGCTGTCGATCCTGGTCGTGTTCCTGTGCCTGGCCGCGCTGTACGAAAGCTGGACGGTACCCTTCTCGGTGCTGCTGGTGGTTCCGCTGGGCCTGCTCGGCGCGGCGCTGGCGGTGTGGCTGCGCGGGCTTGAGAACGACGTGTATTTCCAGGTCGGCCTGCTGACCACGATGGGTCTGTCGGCCAAGAACGCGATCCTGATCGTCGAATTCGCCGAACAGGCGGAACGAGAGGGCATGAGCCCTGTCGAGGCATCGCTGGAGGCGGCGCGGCTGCGGCTTCGTCCGATCCTGATGACCAGCTTCGCCTTCATCTTCGGTGTCGTGCCGCTGGCAATCTCGACGGGCGCGGGCGCAGCGAGCCGAGTGGCGATCGGCACGGCGGTCATCGGCGGCATGGTTGCCGCGACGGTGCTGGCGATCTTCTTCGTGCCGCTGTTCTATGTGCTGGTCCGCAAGCTGTTCGGCGGCAAGGTACATGGCGCGGCAGAGGCGGATGCTCATCGCCGCGACCAGCGCGAACATGGTCTTGAAGGGGAGCCGAGCCTATGA
- a CDS encoding S1/P1 nuclease, whose amino-acid sequence MRRLILALALLLAPAPALAYGFFTHETIAQIALLNVRPETARQVRALLARAPLLETPACKAATPEQASTWPDCIRGMGDRFSYSAPWHYQNVDICRPFDLKAACKDGNCVSAQVERQVKLLQNKTVPVREKVAALAFLIHFVGDLHAPPHAGDRGDRGGNDVKATYGPVTARWLNLHSIWDSPLAERAVTTPPSPIRAYTPAERARLGAGSVEDWSHQGWEASRDTAYALAMGGDPCGPKPEGLVTVTPEAIEKMVPVQRLQIERAGVRLARMLDEAFDPANAFAPEPRRR is encoded by the coding sequence ATGCGCAGGCTGATCCTCGCCCTTGCGCTGCTGCTCGCGCCTGCCCCGGCGCTGGCCTATGGTTTTTTCACGCATGAGACGATCGCGCAGATTGCCTTGCTGAACGTGCGGCCCGAAACCGCGCGACAGGTGCGCGCGCTGCTGGCCCGTGCCCCGCTGCTGGAAACGCCGGCCTGCAAGGCGGCGACGCCGGAACAGGCATCGACCTGGCCCGACTGTATTCGCGGCATGGGCGATCGCTTCAGCTATTCCGCGCCCTGGCATTACCAGAATGTCGACATCTGCCGCCCCTTCGACCTGAAGGCGGCGTGCAAGGACGGCAATTGCGTGTCGGCACAGGTCGAACGACAGGTGAAGCTGCTCCAGAACAAAACCGTCCCCGTTCGCGAGAAGGTCGCGGCGCTGGCGTTTCTGATCCATTTCGTCGGCGACCTGCACGCCCCGCCGCATGCGGGGGATCGCGGCGACCGCGGCGGCAATGACGTGAAGGCCACCTATGGCCCGGTCACGGCGCGCTGGCTGAACCTGCACTCCATCTGGGATTCGCCGCTGGCCGAACGCGCCGTGACGACGCCGCCCTCCCCCATCCGTGCCTATACCCCCGCCGAGCGTGCGCGGCTGGGTGCGGGCAGCGTCGAGGATTGGAGCCATCAGGGTTGGGAGGCCAGCCGCGACACTGCCTATGCGCTGGCAATGGGTGGTGACCCGTGCGGACCCAAGCCTGAGGGGCTGGTGACCGTCACCCCCGAAGCGATCGAGAAGATGGTGCCGGTTCAGCGGCTTCAGATCGAGCGTGCGGGCGTCCGGCTGGCGCGGATGCTGGATGAGGCATTCGATCCGGCGAATGCCTTCGCCCCCGAACCACGGCGCCGTTGA
- a CDS encoding isoaspartyl peptidase/L-asparaginase family protein, producing MTAPVHAAQEKPGWTLVIHGGAGVIERERMTPEREAAARAGLNAALDAGQKVLASGGTALDAVEAAVRVLEDDPNFNAGRGAVFTYEGKNELDAAIMEGEGRKAGAVAGVTATRSPIGLARAVMENSPHVMLAGAGADTFSREQGLEQVGPEWFATPERRQQLEEMKSRKADWFDIDMKYGTVGAVARDAAGHVAAATSTGGVTGKRWGRIGDSPLIGAGTYADDRACAVSATGAGEFFIREGVAHEICARVRFKGESLKAAADQVMGETKALGGTGGVIVTGPSGEMAWSYNTPGMYRGRASAGGERVVAIYGDEQ from the coding sequence ATGACTGCCCCCGTCCATGCCGCCCAGGAAAAGCCGGGCTGGACCCTCGTGATCCATGGTGGCGCGGGGGTGATCGAACGCGAACGCATGACCCCGGAGCGTGAGGCCGCCGCCCGCGCCGGGCTGAACGCCGCACTGGATGCGGGGCAAAAGGTGCTGGCATCGGGCGGCACTGCGCTCGACGCGGTGGAGGCCGCCGTGCGGGTGCTGGAGGACGACCCCAATTTCAACGCCGGGCGCGGCGCGGTCTTTACCTATGAGGGGAAGAACGAACTCGACGCCGCGATCATGGAGGGCGAGGGGCGCAAGGCTGGCGCAGTCGCGGGTGTGACCGCGACGCGCAGCCCCATCGGCCTGGCCCGCGCGGTTATGGAGAACAGCCCGCACGTCATGCTGGCAGGCGCGGGTGCCGATACCTTCTCCCGCGAACAGGGGCTGGAACAGGTCGGGCCGGAATGGTTCGCCACCCCCGAACGCCGGCAGCAGCTGGAAGAAATGAAGTCGCGCAAGGCCGACTGGTTCGACATCGACATGAAATACGGCACCGTTGGCGCGGTCGCACGCGACGCGGCGGGCCATGTCGCCGCCGCGACCTCGACCGGGGGCGTGACCGGGAAGCGCTGGGGCCGCATCGGCGATTCGCCGCTGATCGGCGCAGGTACCTATGCCGATGATCGCGCCTGTGCCGTTTCGGCCACCGGCGCGGGCGAATTCTTCATCCGCGAGGGCGTGGCGCATGAGATTTGCGCCCGCGTCCGCTTCAAGGGCGAAAGCCTGAAGGCCGCCGCTGATCAGGTAATGGGCGAGACAAAGGCGCTGGGCGGCACCGGCGGCGTAATCGTCACCGGGCCGAGCGGCGAAATGGCGTGGAGCTACAACACCCCCGGCATGTATCGCGGCCGCGCCAGCGCGGGTGGCGAGCGGGTGGTCGCCATTTACGGGGACGAACAGTGA
- a CDS encoding efflux transporter outer membrane subunit codes for MIRRLTSLTLPALALTACSLAPTYERPSPAVPPAFPTIPGGDQPPLPPTGAQMVTYQQVFRDARLQSVIGRALANNQNLQVALANVRQARGQLRLARSEFLPAFDASVGGSIARNRGAAQGLGANGGSVSEQYSAQMGLSAFEIDLFGRIQSQSDAALAEYLGTVAGVRAARLSLVAETASTYYTLATDRSLLAIARDTMASAERTVSLTGARVRGGIAARTDLRQAETVLRQAQADLADLTALVQQDRNALELLVGAPVTDAELPPAIETAEPLIADVPANLDSRILLARPDVVQAEYTLRAANARIGAARAAFFPTISLTGLVGFASNALSSLFSGDRLIWNAGGTGNIPIFQGGALRGNLESVEAQRDAAVAQYRRAIQVAFREVSDALARRAVIADQVAAQQGLLDAASDSFRLSEARYREGIDPFLTTLDAQRTLYSARRALASARLVRANNLVELYRSLGGGDLVPEAVDGPPEPPRAGEALRPGNRP; via the coding sequence ATGATCCGCCGTCTCACCTCGCTGACGCTGCCCGCGCTGGCGCTGACCGCATGCAGCCTTGCGCCGACCTATGAACGGCCAAGCCCTGCCGTGCCGCCCGCGTTTCCGACAATACCCGGTGGGGACCAGCCGCCGCTGCCGCCGACCGGCGCGCAGATGGTCACCTATCAACAGGTGTTCCGCGATGCGCGGCTCCAGTCGGTGATCGGGCGTGCGCTGGCCAATAATCAGAATCTGCAGGTCGCGCTGGCCAATGTGCGGCAGGCGCGCGGGCAGTTGCGCCTTGCGCGGTCCGAATTCCTCCCGGCTTTCGACGCTTCCGTCGGCGGCTCCATCGCGCGAAACCGGGGCGCGGCGCAGGGGCTTGGCGCCAATGGCGGCAGCGTCAGCGAGCAATATAGCGCGCAGATGGGCCTCAGCGCGTTCGAGATCGACCTGTTCGGGCGCATCCAGTCACAGTCCGACGCCGCACTGGCCGAATATCTGGGTACGGTGGCGGGCGTTCGCGCGGCCCGGCTGTCGCTGGTCGCGGAAACGGCCAGTACCTATTACACGCTGGCGACCGACCGCAGCCTGCTGGCCATCGCGCGCGACACGATGGCGAGTGCGGAGCGGACCGTCTCACTGACCGGCGCGCGCGTGCGGGGCGGCATCGCCGCGCGCACCGACCTTCGCCAGGCGGAAACGGTGCTGCGTCAGGCGCAGGCCGATCTGGCGGACCTGACGGCGCTGGTGCAGCAGGATCGCAACGCGCTGGAACTGCTGGTCGGCGCGCCGGTGACCGATGCGGAATTGCCGCCGGCGATCGAGACGGCAGAGCCGCTGATCGCCGATGTGCCCGCCAATCTGGATTCGCGCATTCTGCTGGCGCGTCCCGATGTCGTTCAGGCCGAATATACGCTGCGTGCCGCCAACGCCCGGATCGGTGCAGCCCGCGCGGCCTTTTTCCCGACGATCAGCCTGACCGGTCTGGTCGGCTTTGCCAGCAATGCGCTGAGTTCGCTGTTCAGTGGCGACCGGCTGATCTGGAACGCGGGCGGCACCGGCAACATCCCGATTTTTCAGGGCGGCGCGCTGCGCGGTAATCTGGAGAGTGTTGAGGCGCAGCGCGATGCCGCCGTCGCCCAATATCGCCGCGCGATTCAAGTGGCGTTCCGCGAAGTGTCCGATGCGCTGGCCCGCCGCGCGGTGATTGCCGATCAGGTGGCGGCGCAGCAAGGGCTGCTCGACGCTGCGTCGGACAGCTTCCGTCTGTCGGAAGCGCGGTATCGTGAAGGGATCGACCCGTTCCTGACGACGCTGGATGCCCAGCGCACGCTGTATTCGGCACGCCGCGCGCTGGCGTCGGCGCGGCTGGTGCGTGCCAATAATCTGGTGGAGCTGTATCGCTCGCTGGGCGGCGGCGATCTGGTACCCGAAGCGGTCGACGGCCCGCCTGAACCGCCCCGCGCGGGTGAGGCGCTTCGCCCCGGCAATCGTCCATAA
- the ribH gene encoding 6,7-dimethyl-8-ribityllumazine synthase produces the protein MAKLLIVEARFYDHLNDMLIAGARAAIKAAGHTSDTVTVPGALEIPAAIALADQSGLYDGYVAIGVVIRGETYHFEIVAGESARGIMAMTMDGMAIGNGILTVENEEQALVRADPAQKDKGGEAAKAALALMKLRERFA, from the coding sequence ATGGCCAAGCTCCTGATCGTCGAAGCGCGCTTTTACGACCATCTGAACGACATGCTGATCGCGGGCGCACGCGCCGCGATCAAGGCGGCGGGACACACGTCGGATACGGTGACCGTGCCCGGCGCGCTGGAAATCCCCGCCGCGATCGCACTTGCCGACCAGTCGGGCCTTTATGACGGTTATGTCGCCATCGGCGTCGTCATTCGCGGCGAAACCTATCATTTCGAAATCGTCGCGGGCGAAAGCGCGCGCGGGATCATGGCGATGACGATGGACGGCATGGCCATCGGCAACGGCATCCTGACGGTCGAGAATGAGGAACAGGCACTGGTCCGCGCCGATCCGGCCCAGAAGGACAAGGGGGGTGAAGCGGCAAAGGCCGCGCTGGCGCTGATGAAGCTGCGCGAGCGATTTGCCTGA
- a CDS encoding efflux RND transporter periplasmic adaptor subunit, with translation MRSTPAPLLSLCLILAACSGGGGEAEKAKGKGRQGPPEVGFVTLRNERVPLVNELAGRTAAFESSEVRPQVSGILQARLFTEGSIVRKGQTLYRIDPRLYRAAVDEAAANVANAKANRTATASRADRFRPLAEIEAVAKQDYTDAVAAASQATAQVRQAEAQLETARINLKFTDVPAPITGRIGRSLFTTGALVTANQAEPLTMIQRLDPMFVDIQQSASELLQLRRALATDGVIPSSAEVRLRLEDGSDYGQVGTLQFAEAMVDPATGAVTLRARFPNPEGILLPGMYVRASFSQATAQEAILVPQAGVARDARGNATVFVIGPDNKAVQRKVRATRTIGDKWLVTAGLRAGERVITEGLANVREGEVVRPVAAGSPPTQAPAGAAQAKR, from the coding sequence TTGCGAAGCACCCCCGCTCCCCTTTTGTCGTTGTGCCTGATTCTCGCCGCATGTTCGGGCGGTGGCGGCGAAGCGGAAAAGGCCAAGGGCAAGGGGCGACAGGGACCGCCCGAAGTGGGCTTCGTGACGCTGCGCAATGAACGCGTGCCATTGGTCAACGAACTGGCGGGCCGCACCGCTGCGTTCGAATCGAGCGAGGTTCGCCCGCAGGTATCAGGCATCCTTCAGGCGCGGCTGTTTACCGAGGGAAGCATCGTGCGAAAGGGCCAGACGCTCTATCGCATCGACCCGCGCCTTTATCGTGCGGCGGTGGATGAGGCAGCGGCCAATGTCGCCAATGCCAAGGCGAACCGCACCGCCACAGCCAGCCGCGCTGATCGCTTCCGCCCGCTGGCAGAAATCGAAGCGGTAGCGAAGCAGGACTATACCGACGCCGTTGCCGCCGCTAGCCAGGCGACCGCACAGGTCCGCCAAGCCGAAGCACAGCTTGAGACGGCGCGCATCAACCTGAAATTCACCGACGTGCCCGCCCCGATCACCGGGCGCATCGGCCGCAGCCTGTTCACCACCGGCGCGCTGGTCACCGCCAACCAGGCCGAGCCGCTGACGATGATCCAGCGGCTGGACCCGATGTTCGTCGATATCCAGCAAAGCGCGTCCGAACTGCTCCAGCTCCGCCGCGCGCTGGCAACGGACGGGGTCATCCCCTCTTCGGCCGAAGTGCGGCTGCGGCTCGAGGACGGCAGCGATTACGGACAGGTCGGCACCCTCCAGTTCGCAGAGGCGATGGTCGATCCCGCCACCGGCGCGGTCACGCTGCGCGCGCGCTTCCCCAATCCCGAGGGTATTTTGCTGCCCGGCATGTATGTCCGCGCCAGCTTCAGCCAGGCGACGGCACAGGAAGCCATTCTGGTGCCACAGGCCGGCGTTGCGCGCGACGCACGCGGCAATGCCACGGTGTTCGTGATCGGTCCCGACAACAAGGCCGTGCAGCGCAAGGTGCGCGCGACGCGCACCATCGGCGACAAATGGCTGGTCACCGCCGGGCTTCGCGCGGGTGAGCGGGTAATCACCGAGGGGCTGGCGAATGTCCGCGAGGGCGAAGTGGTCCGCCCGGTCGCCGCCGGATCGCCCCCGACCCAGGCGCCCGCCGGCGCGGCCCAGGCAAAGCGCTGA
- a CDS encoding M16 family metallopeptidase, translating into MRAFLLISAAACALAAPAFARQAQPAPAPVADLIKSVDIPYETFTLDNGLRVLVHTDRKAPVVAVSVWYDVGSKHEPKGKTGFAHLFEHLMFNGTENVPGDFFEPMRSAGATDMNGTTSFDRTNYFETVPRAALDRALFMESDRMGHLLGAVTQGVLDEQRGVVQNEKRQGDNQPYGLVRYKMSEGLFPVGHPYHHSTIGSMADLQAASLADVKTWFRSYYGPNNAVIALAGDIDVATARPLMEKYFGGIPRGPEVKAPPAPVPTLPAPVVETIHDRVATTRLYRMWAVPGLRDGDAQLLDVAAGALGGLASSRLENELVRKARVAVGVQAYNQSLTQVGIFGLVVDVRPGVDADVAAQKLDAVIADYLKTGPTEDEVRRVATTAISSRLAGLESVGGGYGKAGTLASGLLFAGDPDFYKRELAALAAATPDAVKAASVKWLSRPAYSLTVANGQREAYAEVGGAPATTPGNNAAPQPASADGPAQGKRGAIPVVGEVRDIAFPSVERAKLSNGIELVYARQSAVPVTRAVVSFDAGIIADPADKLGLGNLTLAVIDEGTANRDAVALSEAQERLGAQLFTTNDPDRSRVGISAPSANLDAAIALLGDVIRNPAFAPAEVERVRGQTLARIGAEMTNPSGLAQRMLPRLVYGAASPYAKLAGGTGDPVAVKGATRADLIAFQQAWLRPDKARIFVVSDRPIAEVRGALEKALGDWRATGSAGVKPAVAAAATASSPRIVLIDRPDSPQSLITAAQLTSLDPRAELLPVFAANEVLGSGFLSRINMDLREAKGWSYGAGGGFQRMERAVPYTINAPVQADKTGPALASLRQEIGGFLGQKGVTAGEFTRTIEGETRELAGNFETGARVLAAMETNDLFGRPDDYYDTIAQKYRALTPQQLDAAARAALDPDKFVWVVVGDAAKVRGQLDSLGLPVEVVPAPAGGTRAAAN; encoded by the coding sequence ATGCGTGCCTTTCTGCTGATCAGTGCCGCCGCCTGCGCGCTCGCCGCGCCCGCTTTCGCCCGTCAGGCGCAACCCGCGCCCGCGCCGGTGGCCGACCTGATCAAATCGGTCGACATCCCGTATGAGACGTTCACGCTGGACAACGGCCTGCGCGTGCTGGTGCATACCGATCGTAAGGCGCCGGTCGTCGCGGTGTCGGTCTGGTACGATGTCGGGTCCAAGCATGAGCCGAAGGGCAAGACCGGCTTTGCCCATCTGTTCGAACATCTGATGTTCAACGGCACCGAAAACGTCCCCGGCGATTTCTTCGAACCGATGCGCTCTGCCGGGGCCACCGACATGAACGGCACGACCAGTTTCGACCGCACCAACTATTTCGAAACCGTGCCACGGGCTGCGCTGGACCGCGCGCTTTTCATGGAAAGCGACCGCATGGGCCATCTGCTCGGCGCGGTGACGCAAGGGGTGCTGGATGAGCAACGCGGCGTCGTGCAGAATGAGAAGCGTCAGGGCGACAACCAGCCCTATGGCCTGGTCCGCTACAAGATGAGCGAGGGGCTGTTCCCGGTCGGTCACCCCTATCACCACTCGACCATCGGCTCGATGGCGGATCTTCAGGCGGCCAGCCTTGCCGACGTGAAGACCTGGTTCCGCAGCTATTACGGGCCGAACAACGCGGTGATCGCGCTGGCGGGCGATATCGACGTGGCGACCGCGCGCCCGCTGATGGAGAAATATTTCGGCGGCATCCCGCGCGGACCAGAGGTCAAGGCACCGCCAGCGCCCGTGCCGACGCTGCCCGCGCCGGTGGTGGAAACGATCCACGACCGCGTGGCGACCACGCGCCTGTACCGGATGTGGGCGGTGCCCGGCCTTCGCGATGGCGACGCGCAATTACTGGACGTGGCGGCTGGGGCGCTGGGCGGCCTTGCCAGTTCGCGGCTGGAAAATGAACTGGTGCGCAAGGCGCGCGTGGCGGTTGGGGTTCAGGCCTATAACCAGTCGCTGACGCAGGTCGGCATTTTCGGCCTGGTGGTCGACGTGCGCCCCGGCGTCGATGCCGATGTCGCCGCGCAAAAGCTGGACGCGGTGATCGCCGATTATCTGAAGACCGGCCCGACCGAGGACGAGGTGCGCCGCGTGGCTACCACCGCCATTTCCAGCCGGCTGGCAGGGCTTGAATCGGTCGGCGGCGGCTATGGCAAGGCGGGGACGCTGGCGTCGGGCCTTTTGTTCGCGGGCGACCCCGATTTCTACAAGCGCGAACTGGCCGCGCTGGCCGCCGCGACGCCGGATGCGGTAAAGGCCGCCAGTGTCAAATGGCTGTCCCGCCCGGCCTATTCGTTGACCGTCGCGAATGGCCAGCGAGAGGCTTATGCAGAGGTTGGTGGCGCTCCGGCGACTACGCCCGGCAACAATGCCGCACCCCAGCCCGCGTCCGCCGACGGCCCCGCACAGGGGAAGCGCGGCGCGATCCCGGTGGTGGGCGAAGTGCGCGACATCGCATTTCCGTCGGTCGAGCGTGCAAAGCTGTCGAACGGCATCGAGCTGGTCTATGCCCGCCAGAGCGCGGTGCCGGTCACGCGCGCGGTCGTCAGCTTTGACGCAGGCATCATCGCCGACCCCGCCGACAAGCTGGGCCTGGGCAATCTGACGCTGGCGGTGATCGACGAGGGCACGGCAAATCGCGATGCGGTTGCCCTGTCGGAAGCGCAGGAGCGGCTGGGCGCGCAGCTGTTCACCACCAACGACCCCGATCGCAGCCGCGTTGGCATCTCCGCGCCCAGCGCCAATCTGGACGCCGCCATCGCGCTGCTGGGCGATGTGATCCGCAACCCCGCATTCGCGCCGGCTGAGGTAGAGCGGGTGCGCGGTCAGACGCTGGCACGGATCGGGGCGGAAATGACCAACCCCAGCGGACTGGCGCAGCGCATGTTGCCGCGTCTCGTCTATGGTGCCGCGTCGCCCTATGCCAAGCTGGCGGGCGGCACCGGCGATCCGGTGGCGGTCAAGGGCGCCACGCGCGCCGATCTGATCGCGTTCCAGCAAGCCTGGCTGCGCCCCGACAAGGCGCGGATCTTCGTTGTCAGCGACCGTCCAATCGCGGAAGTGCGCGGCGCGCTGGAAAAGGCGCTCGGCGACTGGCGCGCGACCGGCTCTGCGGGAGTGAAGCCCGCCGTCGCCGCTGCCGCCACGGCCAGCAGCCCCCGGATCGTCCTGATCGACCGGCCCGATTCGCCCCAGTCGCTGATCACGGCGGCACAATTGACGTCGCTCGACCCGCGCGCGGAGCTGTTGCCCGTCTTTGCCGCTAACGAAGTGCTGGGTTCCGGCTTCCTCAGCCGGATCAACATGGACCTGCGGGAAGCCAAGGGTTGGTCCTATGGCGCAGGCGGTGGCTTCCAGCGGATGGAACGCGCGGTCCCCTATACGATCAACGCCCCGGTTCAGGCTGACAAGACCGGCCCGGCACTCGCCTCCCTGCGTCAGGAGATTGGCGGTTTTCTGGGTCAAAAGGGTGTGACCGCCGGGGAGTTCACTCGCACCATCGAGGGTGAGACTCGCGAACTGGCGGGCAATTTCGAAACCGGCGCGCGCGTGCTGGCGGCGATGGAGACGAACGACCTGTTCGGCCGCCCCGACGATTATTACGACACCATCGCGCAAAAATATCGCGCGCTGACCCCGCAGCAACTTGACGCTGCGGCAAGGGCGGCACTCGACCCCGACAAGTTCGTTTGGGTGGTCGTGGGCGATGCCGCGAAGGTCCGGGGCCAGCTTGACAGCCTTGGCCTGCCCGTTGAGGTGGTGCCAGCCCCGGCCGGCGGCACCCGCGCCGCGGCCAATTAA